In Quercus robur chromosome 10, dhQueRobu3.1, whole genome shotgun sequence, a genomic segment contains:
- the LOC126702876 gene encoding probably inactive leucine-rich repeat receptor-like protein kinase At5g48380: protein MAFYIKFFMTNTHMLMAHSVRLGRALLHIFALSFLDILEISNGSESDIYCLRSIKDSLEDPHNFLKDSWYFNNNTADFICEFVRVECWHPDVNEVLNIQLSHMMLKGHFPRDIEHCTHLTGLDLSANELLGPVPFDIGDLIIPFVIKLDLSGNKFSSAKS, encoded by the coding sequence ATGGCTTTCTACATCAAATTTTTCATGACAAACACTCACATGCTAATGGCTCATAGTGTGAGACTCGGCAGGGCTTTACTTCACATATTTGCTTTGTCATTTCTGGACATTCTTGAAATAAGCAATGGCTCAGAGAGTGACATCTACTGCTTGAGGTCCATTAAAGATTCATTAGAAGACCCCCACAACTTCTTGAAAGATTCATGGTACTTCAACAACAATACCGCGGATTTCATCTGTGAATTTGTTAGGGTTGAATGTTGGCACCCAGATGTGAATGAGGTCTTAAATATCCAACTCAGTCACATGATGCTCAAGGGCCATTTTCCTCGTGACATTGAGCACTGCACACATTTAACAGGGTTAGACCTCTCTGCTAATGAACTTTTAGGACCAGTCCCATTTGACATAGGAGACTTAATAATCCCATTTGTCATTAAACTTGACCTCTCCGGCAACAAATTTTCTAGCGCGAAATCCTaa